Proteins encoded in a region of the Candidatus Methanoperedens sp. genome:
- a CDS encoding nitroreductase family protein: MDVLEALRTRRSIRKYTKEEIPEVDIRKIITAAMSGPSAANSQPWHFIIVKSKSILNEIPKASPYAQMAKDAAVAIVVCGDPTRDKVPLFWQQDCSIAAQNILLAAHSLGYGAVWTGAYPLESQYKNLQKLLGIPSNIFPLAVIPIGKPAEKKESDKPYLEDRVHLDTW; the protein is encoded by the coding sequence ATGGACGTTTTAGAAGCATTGCGAACCAGAAGATCAATAAGAAAATATACAAAAGAAGAAATACCGGAAGTTGACATTAGAAAAATTATTACTGCTGCAATGAGTGGACCATCAGCAGCTAACTCCCAACCATGGCATTTCATAATTGTAAAAAGTAAATCCATCCTTAATGAAATACCAAAAGCAAGCCCTTATGCCCAAATGGCAAAAGATGCAGCTGTTGCCATTGTTGTATGTGGAGATCCAACCCGAGATAAAGTTCCTCTATTCTGGCAGCAAGATTGCAGCATTGCAGCACAGAATATACTTTTAGCTGCCCACTCACTGGGCTACGGAGCAGTATGGACTGGAGCTTATCCGCTGGAGAGCCAATATAAGAATTTACAGAAACTCCTGGGTATCCCATCAAATATCTTTCCACTTGCTGTTATTCCTATCGGTAAACCTGCTGAGAAAAAAGAAAGCGATAAACCATATCTGGAGGATCGCGTTCATTTGGATACATGGTGA